A stretch of the Thiocystis violascens DSM 198 genome encodes the following:
- the cphA gene encoding cyanophycin synthetase, with translation MLTIQHQWVLRGPNIWAHFPVIELRLDLGEIRDTSSEEIPGFNDRLKSWLPSLIEHRCSVGERGGFFQRLDRGTYMAHILEHVSLELQTLAGTPVGYGRARETEEEGVYKVAIEYEEEALGLAAIAVAHELILAAIHDAPFEVTAELERLRDLCHEVRLGPSTAAIANAARARGIPVRRVGSENLLQLGWGRRQRRAWTAETDRTSAIAEAIAQDKELTRMLLRAVGVPVPEGQPVTSAEDAWRFAQALGAPVVVKPRYGNHGRGVTANLIGREPIAAAFAAAREEGSSILCERYIPGADHRLLVVGGRLIAAALREPAQVVGDGRSSIQELIDATNRDPRRSAGHATMLSLIELDAIALAMLAEQGLTSESIPAAGQRVLLRRNANLSTGGTAVDVTDQVHPAVAAQALEAARMVGLDLAGIDILAADIACPLEEQGGAVVEVNAGPGLRMHLEPSAGQPRPVGEAVVDLLFPEDTDSRIPLIAVTGASGADATARLIAHLIQSRGDLVGLATREGIEIGNRCIDPRDGSGPEAARTLLMHPRLDAAVLALAAGSIRREGLGFDRCRVGVVNQVGQTLSLGQPGIETLDDLVRVKRCIVEAVAPDGCCVLNADDPLAVGMAESCRGAVIWFASDPETPSVTPGIGRAVLERDDLIVLATGDAVESLLPLGQVVWIEQGREEPQIQPILAAVATAWGLGLSLDEIRAGLMTIPPSPSHSR, from the coding sequence ATGCTGACCATCCAACATCAATGGGTTTTGCGGGGCCCCAACATCTGGGCTCATTTCCCGGTCATCGAACTGCGACTGGACCTGGGTGAAATCAGAGACACCTCGTCCGAGGAGATTCCGGGATTCAATGATCGGCTCAAGTCCTGGCTACCGTCGCTGATCGAGCACCGTTGCAGCGTCGGCGAACGGGGCGGCTTCTTTCAGCGGCTGGACCGGGGCACCTACATGGCGCATATCCTGGAGCATGTCTCCCTGGAACTGCAAACCCTGGCCGGCACCCCGGTGGGCTATGGTCGCGCCCGCGAAACCGAGGAGGAGGGAGTCTATAAAGTCGCCATCGAGTACGAGGAAGAAGCCTTGGGCCTAGCCGCGATCGCAGTGGCCCACGAGTTGATCCTCGCCGCCATCCACGACGCCCCATTCGAGGTGACGGCTGAGCTGGAGCGTCTGCGCGACCTCTGCCATGAGGTTCGGCTCGGTCCCAGCACCGCCGCCATCGCCAATGCCGCCCGCGCCCGCGGCATTCCCGTCCGACGCGTGGGATCCGAGAATTTGCTGCAACTAGGCTGGGGTCGCCGCCAGCGCCGCGCCTGGACCGCCGAGACCGACCGCACCAGCGCCATCGCCGAAGCCATCGCGCAGGATAAGGAATTGACCCGGATGCTGCTGCGCGCGGTCGGGGTGCCGGTCCCCGAGGGCCAGCCGGTGACGAGCGCGGAGGATGCCTGGCGGTTCGCCCAGGCGTTGGGCGCACCGGTCGTCGTGAAGCCGCGCTATGGCAACCACGGCCGTGGCGTCACCGCCAACCTGATCGGCCGCGAGCCAATCGCGGCAGCCTTTGCCGCCGCCCGGGAAGAAGGTTCGTCCATCCTCTGCGAACGCTATATCCCAGGGGCGGATCATCGTTTGCTGGTCGTGGGCGGGCGTCTGATCGCCGCCGCGCTGCGAGAACCCGCCCAGGTCGTCGGCGACGGGCGCTCCTCGATTCAGGAGTTGATCGACGCGACCAATCGCGATCCGCGCCGCAGCGCCGGTCATGCCACCATGCTGAGTCTGATCGAGCTGGACGCGATCGCGCTCGCGATGCTCGCCGAGCAGGGTCTGACCTCGGAGTCAATCCCCGCCGCCGGGCAGCGGGTGCTGCTACGCCGCAACGCCAATCTCAGCACCGGCGGCACCGCCGTGGACGTGACCGATCAGGTCCACCCGGCAGTCGCCGCCCAGGCGCTGGAAGCGGCGCGGATGGTGGGCCTGGATCTGGCGGGAATCGACATCCTGGCCGCCGATATCGCGTGCCCCCTGGAAGAACAGGGCGGTGCCGTGGTGGAGGTCAATGCCGGTCCGGGACTGCGCATGCACCTGGAACCCTCCGCCGGTCAACCGCGCCCGGTGGGCGAGGCCGTCGTGGACCTGTTGTTTCCCGAGGATACCGACAGCCGCATTCCGCTGATCGCGGTCACTGGGGCCAGCGGCGCCGACGCGACCGCACGGCTCATCGCCCACCTGATCCAGAGTCGGGGCGATCTGGTGGGCTTGGCCACTCGTGAGGGCATCGAGATCGGCAACCGCTGCATCGATCCGCGTGACGGCTCCGGCCCCGAGGCGGCGCGCACCTTGCTGATGCACCCGCGACTGGACGCGGCGGTCCTGGCATTGGCGGCTGGCTCCATCCGGCGCGAGGGGCTGGGTTTCGACCGCTGCCGCGTCGGTGTTGTCAACCAGGTCGGTCAGACACTCTCCCTGGGACAACCCGGGATCGAGACGCTGGATGACCTGGTGCGAGTCAAGCGTTGTATCGTGGAGGCAGTCGCCCCGGACGGCTGCTGCGTCCTCAATGCGGATGATCCCCTTGCGGTCGGGATGGCGGAATCCTGTCGAGGTGCCGTGATCTGGTTTGCCAGTGACCCGGAGACCCCGTCGGTGACTCCGGGGATTGGCCGAGCCGTGTTGGAGCGGGATGACTTGATCGTCCTCGCGACGGGCGATGCGGTGGAGTCACTCTTGCCGCTGGGACAGGTTGTCTGGATCGAGCAAGGGCGGGAGGAGCCCCAGATCCAGCCAATCCTGGCCGCGGTTGCCACGGCCTGGGGGCTGGGGTTGTCTCTGGACGAGATACGCGCTGGGCTGATGACGATTCCACCGTCACCAAGCCACAGCAGGTAA
- a CDS encoding Mur ligase family protein, translated as MAEVWLDLSDHPPGDILWSSAYLRPRLGRLLPGLKRPRRPPIKHDQKRHERWLTQVLLEIILELAARIGKRPDFTRVRHTSEPGVYRLVFQSIEGLPAADCAETALEIVKAALAGTQCDAEFLLEALRGKAQDIALTPTGTALLTAAQARGIPVRRLPGELLQFGHGARQRRWFRTVPAEAEPATLEASQNRELLDTLLAATGLGCTDAPVKDTHYRILVAGQRVLAALWWQLDSSGNGIDPTITDVSGLLHDEVRARCLDAVRALGLETAEVRLAVPDITQSLESQGGRVSEVVSYPPLDLYLKAVHSCSIADACLDTLFRPGETGRIPIVAVSGTNGKTTVTRLIAHGLGISGRFVGMTCTDGIYLGERRIDTDDCAGPKSARLVLLNPQVEAAVLETARGGILREGLGFDACDVAVVTNIGEGDHLGLGWIDTVAELAEVKQTLVRGVGPEGTAVLNADDPLVARMARHCRGDVLFFAREASHPLILRHRRNGRRVAFTRGLDLILAEGKNEWTLLPLSRIPLTHDGQIRFQVENVLAGAAALWSLGVPLETLTVALETFGADLDKSPGRFNVLAIGGATVVFDYGHNPSALIALIEALGVFPHRRRLAVYSAAGDRRDVDLIRQGEILGHAFDQVILYEDHYTRGRQPGEIMSIFNQGLALGKRVREIQTIHGWQNAVESALWQAQPGDLLLIQADVIDETVDFVRAHLAGNAALRELPLLRTTLTAASARDPAVLMGQA; from the coding sequence GTGGCCGAAGTCTGGCTGGATCTTTCCGACCATCCGCCTGGCGACATCCTGTGGTCGTCCGCCTATCTACGCCCGCGCCTGGGCCGGTTGCTACCGGGTCTGAAGCGACCGCGTCGACCGCCAATCAAACACGACCAGAAGCGCCACGAACGCTGGCTGACGCAGGTGCTTCTGGAGATAATCCTTGAGCTGGCCGCCCGCATCGGCAAGCGCCCCGACTTTACGCGGGTACGCCACACCTCCGAACCGGGCGTCTATCGCCTGGTTTTCCAGTCGATCGAGGGACTGCCAGCGGCGGACTGCGCCGAAACCGCGCTCGAAATCGTCAAGGCCGCCTTGGCTGGCACCCAGTGCGACGCCGAGTTCCTGCTGGAGGCATTGCGAGGCAAGGCACAAGACATTGCTCTCACGCCCACCGGCACCGCGCTCCTGACTGCCGCCCAGGCGCGCGGTATCCCGGTGCGCCGACTACCCGGCGAGTTGCTGCAATTCGGTCATGGCGCCCGACAGCGACGTTGGTTCCGCACGGTACCGGCCGAAGCCGAGCCAGCGACCCTGGAGGCGAGCCAGAACCGGGAATTACTCGACACCTTGCTGGCGGCCACCGGCTTGGGCTGCACCGATGCACCGGTCAAGGATACCCATTATCGGATTCTGGTGGCTGGACAGCGCGTGCTTGCCGCGCTCTGGTGGCAACTGGATTCCAGCGGCAACGGAATTGACCCCACAATCACGGACGTGAGCGGTCTGCTCCATGATGAGGTGCGCGCCCGCTGCCTGGACGCGGTGCGCGCCTTGGGGCTAGAAACGGCGGAGGTGCGTCTGGCAGTGCCGGACATTACGCAATCCCTGGAGTCGCAGGGTGGTCGAGTGAGCGAGGTCGTTTCCTATCCACCGCTCGATCTCTACCTCAAAGCAGTACACTCGTGCTCCATTGCCGACGCCTGTCTCGATACCCTGTTCCGACCCGGCGAGACCGGCCGCATCCCGATCGTGGCCGTGTCCGGAACCAACGGCAAGACCACCGTGACCCGCCTGATCGCCCATGGACTCGGCATCTCCGGACGCTTCGTCGGCATGACCTGTACCGACGGGATCTATCTGGGCGAGCGGCGCATCGACACCGACGACTGCGCCGGACCCAAGAGCGCCCGGCTGGTGCTGCTCAACCCCCAGGTGGAGGCGGCAGTGCTGGAGACCGCCCGGGGCGGCATCCTGCGCGAGGGTCTGGGTTTCGACGCCTGCGACGTGGCGGTGGTCACCAACATCGGCGAAGGGGACCATCTAGGATTGGGCTGGATCGACACCGTCGCGGAGCTGGCCGAAGTCAAACAGACCCTGGTGCGCGGAGTCGGTCCAGAGGGGACCGCCGTGCTGAATGCCGACGACCCCCTGGTCGCCCGGATGGCCAGGCATTGCCGGGGTGACGTTTTGTTCTTCGCCCGCGAGGCCAGTCATCCACTGATCTTGCGCCACCGGCGGAATGGTCGGCGCGTGGCCTTCACACGGGGGTTGGACCTGATCCTGGCCGAGGGCAAGAACGAATGGACCTTGCTCCCATTAAGCCGTATCCCTCTGACCCACGACGGGCAGATTCGCTTCCAGGTCGAAAATGTCCTGGCGGGTGCGGCCGCCCTCTGGTCCCTGGGCGTCCCCTTGGAAACCCTGACCGTTGCCCTGGAGACCTTCGGGGCCGATCTGGACAAGAGTCCGGGGCGCTTCAATGTACTTGCCATCGGTGGCGCCACCGTGGTCTTCGACTATGGCCACAACCCCTCCGCGCTCATCGCTTTGATTGAGGCCCTTGGGGTCTTCCCGCATCGGCGTCGGCTGGCCGTCTATTCCGCCGCCGGGGATCGACGCGACGTGGACCTGATTCGTCAGGGCGAGATCCTGGGCCACGCCTTCGACCAGGTCATCCTCTATGAGGATCACTACACCCGTGGACGTCAGCCGGGCGAGATTATGTCGATCTTCAATCAGGGATTGGCCCTAGGCAAGCGGGTGCGCGAGATCCAAACCATCCACGGCTGGCAGAATGCGGTGGAGTCGGCGCTGTGGCAGGCACAGCCAGGGGATCTGCTGCTGATCCAGGCGGACGTGATCGACGAGACCGTCGATTTTGTGCGCGCCCACCTCGCGGGGAATGCAGCGCTGCGGGAACTGCCGTTGCTCCGAACGACGCTGACAGCCGCGTCCGCGCGGGATCCCGCCGTGTTGATGGGGCAGGCGTGA